One part of the Mya arenaria isolate MELC-2E11 chromosome 3, ASM2691426v1 genome encodes these proteins:
- the LOC128228064 gene encoding uncharacterized protein LOC128228064 yields MITSAGARTRRYITDRRIMDSTAINKVSGLRHPPTGGGPSAVLSVAESCVADHLATHEVVTGIGGGFDSDDLEQIFRASKPASMIMADEPTSEATIPETSGAKRKIVTTEQSTINELTAENLSLDNVRIREETKKIKLQMDLLLEQKKCTYFSEGNG; encoded by the exons ATGATTACGTCAGCAGGTGCTCGCACGCGCCGTTACATCACTGACAGACGGATAATGGACTCGACAg CCATCAACAAAGTCAGTGGGCTGCGGCATCCACCAACAGGAGGGGGCCCATCGGCTGTATTGTCCGTGGCAGAGTCGTGTGTGGCAGACCATCTTGCCACACACGAAGTTGTCACGGGCATTGGCGGAGGATTTGATTCAGATG ACCTTGAACAAATTTTTCGGGCCTCGAAACCGGCCTCAATGATCATGGCAGATGAGCCAACGTCTGAGGCCACTATCCCAGAAACATCAGGag caaaaagaaaaattgtcacCACGGAGCAGTCTacaataaatgaattaactGCAGAAAACCTATCGCTTGACAATGTCAGGATTAGGGAGGAGACCAAAAAAATCAAGCTCCAGATGGACCTATTAttagaacaaaaaaaatgcacttatttCAGTGAAGGAAATGGCTGA
- the LOC128228063 gene encoding uncharacterized protein LOC128228063 isoform X1, producing MATWTSEQTSLLEPGADPSSSGSTTNMQKAHPIFETIKSGMLVPVQTVIEQMGVDVLSLRDEKGHTPAHWACLGGHATILRYLIEHKAPVNEPSNNDLGARPIHWACVNGHIAIVDILVQAGVGLDVTDNKGCTCLLVAAQYGQTMLAGYLMGKGARLQMVDRDGDTALHWAAFKGKAELMRLLIYSGFNSRQKDNFGQTPLHLACINGDLNSVKELCEQDGVDIGLPDKNGKTPLMLASGRKHTAVVDFLKAELKQKNSFLPKIDFWSIVFGPPGNSKGPLLFFFVNVLCWGYPMYIIKCLPYTWYDLQFLHILFFCTNVIMWFCLFHASTTDPGYLPRNIPEYDMAIKQVAHFDEWKQGDNPLSRLCHTCRTVKPLRSKHCKVCNRCVKVFDHHCPYIYNCVGVNNRVTFVGFCNMVMVNGLISICLSLYTIKVLDENWNVVYIFYMGVMLFFEGVATYLSGYMTYLAITNLTTNETMNWKRYKHMKDKDGKMKNPFDSGWKVNVLEFLHIIPLEMEFLERDDDNETFVSTLVSTLQSMRESIINDIATLKMERDSSITPSIGVI from the exons ATGGCAACCTGGACAAGCGAACAAACTTCTCTTTTAGAGCCGGGGGCGGACCCTTCGTCCTCCGGTTCTACCACTAATATGCAGAAGGCACATCCAATATTCGAAACCATCAAATCTGG GATGCTGGTCCCAGTTCAGACAGTAATTGAACAGATGGGTGTAGATGTACTGTCTCTTCGGGATGAGAAAGGTCATACTCCAGCACACTGGGCGTGTCTGGGTGGCCATGCCACTATTCTTCGCTATCTCATAGAACACAAAGCGCCAGTGAATGAAcctagtaacaatgaccttggaGCAAGGCCTATTCATTGGGCTTGTGTGAATGGTCATATAGCGATAGTGGATATCTTGGTTCAGGCTGGTGTTGGTCTGGATGTGACGGACAATAAGGGTTGTACGTGTCTCCTAGTTGCGGCCCAATATGGGCAGACCATGCTGGCAGGGTATTTGATGGGGAAGGGTGCCCGGCTTCAGATGGTGGACAGAGATGGGGACACAGCCTTACATTGGGCGGCATTTAAAG gaaaagctGAATTGATGAGGCTCCTGATATATTCTGGCTTCAATTCACGTCAAAAAGACAACTTTGGACAGACACCCCTTCATTTAGCCTGTATCAATGGAGATCTGAATAGTGTAAAGGAACTATGTGAACAG GATGGAGTTGACATTGGGTTGCCTGACAAGAATGGAAAAACACCTCTCATGTTGGCATCTGGTCGCAAACATACGGCTGTTGTGGACTTCCTGAAAGCAGAACTCAAACAGAAAAATAGCTTCTTACCTAAAATAGACTTTTG gtCAATAGTGTTTGGTCCCCCTGGTAACAGTAAGGGTCCCCTCCTCTTCTTCTTTGTTAACGTGTTATGCTGGGGCTATCCCATGTATATTATAAAG tgCCTGCCATACACCTGGTATGACCTTCAGTTCCTGCATATCCTCTTCTTCTGCACCAACGTGATTATGTGGTTCTGTCTATTCCACGCGAGCACCACCGACCCGGGATATCTGCCGAGAAATATCCCTGAATATGACATGGCTATAAAACAG GTGGCACACTTTGACGAATGGAAGCAGGGTGACAACCCGCTAAGTCGTCTGTGTCATACTTGTCGCACAGTGAAACCTCTCCGCTCAAAACACTGCAAGGTGTGTAACCGCTGTGTGAAGGTGTTCGACCACCACTGCCCCTATATCTACAACTGTGTGGGTGTGAATAACAG AGTAACGTTTGTAGGTTTCTGTAACATGGTGATGGTGAACGGTCTGATCTCGATCTGCCTGAGCCTGTACACGATTAAAGTCCTGGACGAGAACTGGAACGTGGTGTATATCTTCTACATGGGTGTCATGCTGTTCTTCGAGGGAGTCGCGACGTATCTGTCTGGATACATG ACGTACCTGGCTATCACAAATCTCACAACAAACGAGACGATGAACTGGAAGCGCTACAAGCATATGAAGGACAAGGACGGGAAAATGAAAAACCCGTTTGACAGCGGGTGGAAAGTGAATGTGCTGGAATTCCTACACATTATCCCCCTCGAAATGGAATTTCTGGAGAGAGATGATGATAACGAGACCTT
- the LOC128225616 gene encoding complement C1q-like protein 4: MKPLESKAFPLKRQTIPEQVAFHAFQDGNKCIQNKQTLVYEHAPINEGNGYSSSDGIFDAPLAGLYVFTWTVADFHDWYATELMADGVSRGATIADNGDTDIATGTAIVVVKLNAGSHVFVRRSIGGGCNVVNIAERARNSFSGWLLFPAET; this comes from the exons ATGAAGCCACTGGAAAGCAAAGCTTTTCCATTGAAAA GACAAACTATACCAGAACAGGTGGCGTTCCATGCGTTTCAAGAcggaaataaatgcattcagAACAAACAAACACTGGTGTATGAACACGCGCCTATCAACGAGG GGAACGGATATTCTTCAAGTGATGGAATATTTGACGCCCCTCTTGCAGGTCTTTATGTGTTTACATGGACAGTTGCCGATTTTCATGACTG GTACGCCACAGAATTGATGGCAGATGGGGTCAGCAGAGGCGCCACCATTGCGGACAACGGGGATACTGACATAGCTACCGGGACGGCTATTGTTGTTGTGAAGTTAAACGCGGGATCGCATGTCTTTGTGCGGCGTTCAATTGGCGGCGGTTGCAATGTTGTAAATATAGCCGAACGTGCCAGAAATTCGTTTTCTGGTTGGCTGTTGTTCCCTGCTGAAACTTAA